In one window of Prosthecobacter fusiformis DNA:
- a CDS encoding peptidoglycan-binding domain-containing protein, translated as MSYYYETPGVYYYSSLTAAPSTYVNLSYSPANSLDYAVQESLAELGYYDGPLDGDIGPMSRLAIANFQADNGLEPTGIIDETLVDYLGIQ; from the coding sequence ATGTCTTACTACTATGAGACTCCCGGCGTGTACTATTACAGCTCTCTGACCGCCGCTCCATCCACCTATGTGAACCTGTCGTATTCCCCAGCCAATTCACTGGACTACGCTGTGCAGGAGTCCCTGGCTGAACTGGGATACTATGACGGTCCTCTGGACGGCGACATCGGTCCAATGTCGCGCCTCGCAATCGCCAATTTCCAGGCTGACAATGGCCTGGAACCCACCGGGATTATTGACGAAACCCTCGTCGATTATCTCGGGATTCAGTGA
- the ccoG gene encoding cytochrome c oxidase accessory protein CcoG, protein MKSPTLESLSSIRADGSHRTIHPADVRGRFTAWRRGSALLLLGIYISLPWIPINGYPAVFLDVQERRFHFMGLTLATQDLWVGFFLITGLAFSLFYVTALFGRVWCGWTCPYTVFLEHVYRRIERWIDGDATARRKLDAAPWSFSKAIRRGLKHTIFLFVSAVIAHIFLSYYVSLKTLYQMMLGPPSQHLMAFGIMLFLTGGLYFAFSWFREQFCVILCPYGRLQSALTDDHSVVIGYDKRRGEPRGKVGSTSGACVDCRRCVQVCPTGIDIRNGLQLDCIGCAACVDACDDIMLKLKRPTGLVRYDSHVGLHGGRTRFIRPRIILYTGLLLLGIGAFAFSALQLSPVRASVVRMVGAPFYVADGTLRNQFLVRVINKRNSPSTYRLELTGDFPAQLSISGLNETLNLDPLGEEQKTLVLSLPEAAFNQPFKLQVKVIDAVRGDAVTTRVMEFLGPDTRLKTNAPLNPKDYIQ, encoded by the coding sequence ATGAAATCCCCCACCCTGGAATCGTTGTCATCCATTCGTGCAGATGGATCACACCGCACGATTCATCCAGCGGATGTGCGAGGCCGCTTTACTGCCTGGCGACGCGGATCCGCCTTGTTGCTCCTGGGAATCTATATTTCCCTACCCTGGATCCCCATCAATGGCTACCCGGCTGTGTTTCTGGATGTGCAGGAGCGGCGCTTTCACTTCATGGGGCTCACCCTGGCCACGCAGGATTTATGGGTGGGCTTCTTCCTCATCACGGGGCTGGCCTTTTCACTCTTTTACGTTACCGCGCTTTTTGGCCGTGTCTGGTGCGGATGGACCTGCCCTTATACTGTTTTTCTGGAGCACGTTTACCGGCGTATCGAACGCTGGATTGATGGTGATGCCACAGCACGCCGCAAACTGGACGCAGCACCCTGGTCCTTCAGCAAAGCCATCCGCCGAGGGCTGAAGCACACCATCTTCCTTTTCGTCTCTGCCGTCATTGCCCATATTTTTTTGAGCTACTATGTATCTTTAAAAACCCTGTACCAAATGATGCTGGGGCCACCCAGCCAGCACCTGATGGCCTTCGGCATCATGCTTTTCCTCACTGGCGGACTTTATTTTGCCTTCAGTTGGTTTCGCGAACAGTTCTGCGTCATCCTTTGCCCCTATGGCCGCCTTCAGTCCGCTCTCACCGATGACCACAGCGTCGTCATCGGATATGACAAAAGGCGTGGAGAACCCCGTGGCAAGGTCGGCAGCACCAGCGGTGCCTGTGTGGACTGCCGACGCTGCGTGCAGGTGTGCCCCACCGGCATCGACATCCGCAACGGCCTGCAACTGGACTGCATCGGCTGTGCCGCCTGCGTGGATGCTTGCGATGACATCATGCTCAAGCTGAAGCGCCCCACCGGCCTGGTGCGTTATGATTCCCATGTCGGCCTGCATGGCGGCAGGACGCGCTTCATCCGCCCGCGTATCATTCTTTATACCGGGCTCTTATTGTTAGGCATCGGTGCCTTTGCTTTCTCTGCCCTGCAACTGTCGCCTGTCCGCGCCAGTGTCGTGCGCATGGTCGGTGCACCCTTTTATGTGGCCGATGGCACCTTGCGAAATCAATTCCTGGTCCGCGTCATCAACAAACGCAATAGCCCCTCCACCTACCGGCTAGAGCTTACAGGCGATTTTCCTGCTCAGCTCAGCATTAGCGGACTCAATGAAACACTCAACCTGGACCCATTGGGCGAAGAACAAAAAACCCTGGTACTGTCCCTCCCCGAAGCCGCTTTCAACCAGCCTTTCAAGCTCCAGGTCAAAGTCATAGACGCTGTGCGTGGCGATGCCGTCACCACCCGCGTCATGGAATTCCTCGGCCCCGATACCCGCCTCAAAACCAATGCACCTCTCAATCCGAAAGATTATATTCAATAA
- a CDS encoding DUF4282 domain-containing protein, translating to MSAPPPEKLSQGTTSLWSEVRAVMDLVLDFSFKRFVTPHLIRVLYALSLIAATLAALGWMASGFSVGLFYGLFTLVTGPVAFLMYVLTARVIMEVILAIFQIAEKVRKD from the coding sequence ATGAGCGCGCCCCCACCTGAAAAACTCTCCCAGGGCACCACCTCCCTCTGGTCCGAAGTACGTGCTGTGATGGACCTTGTCCTCGATTTCTCATTCAAAAGGTTCGTTACGCCCCACCTCATCCGTGTTCTTTACGCTCTGAGCCTCATTGCCGCCACCCTCGCCGCGCTAGGGTGGATGGCCAGCGGCTTCAGCGTCGGCCTTTTTTACGGCCTCTTTACCCTTGTCACCGGCCCGGTCGCCTTTCTCATGTACGTGCTCACCGCCCGCGTGATCATGGAGGTCATCCTCGCTATCTTCCAGATCGCCGAGAAAGTCCGCAAAGACTGA
- a CDS encoding sulfite exporter TauE/SafE family protein — MPAIDTSAAAFLAGLVTSVHCVGMCGPLSCSWAVSSKSGTSGFMRNTALYHGGRLISYGLIGAVAGAAGFIPLSWFQHGAGIVLPWLMVIAFALVGMGLDRYLPKPQVLSHNLRKIQTAAFRMKSAWRASLLGLATPLLPCGPLYVMFALAMANGSSFKGAEFAIAFGLGTLPLLWLAQTQLHWLGGRLQPVTLRRVQRGLALSAALIMAWRLRGTLDFTSDAVPSCCHAML, encoded by the coding sequence ATGCCCGCCATCGATACCAGCGCCGCCGCCTTCCTCGCCGGATTGGTCACAAGTGTACACTGCGTCGGCATGTGCGGTCCCCTTTCATGTTCGTGGGCGGTTTCCTCTAAATCTGGAACCTCTGGCTTTATGCGCAATACCGCCCTTTATCATGGTGGGCGCCTCATCTCCTACGGCCTCATCGGAGCCGTCGCCGGTGCCGCAGGTTTCATACCCCTGAGCTGGTTCCAGCATGGTGCAGGCATCGTCCTGCCCTGGCTTATGGTCATCGCCTTTGCCCTCGTCGGCATGGGGCTGGACAGATATCTGCCGAAACCTCAGGTCCTCAGCCACAACCTGCGCAAGATCCAGACCGCCGCCTTCCGCATGAAAAGCGCCTGGCGCGCCAGTTTGTTAGGCCTCGCCACACCTTTGCTCCCCTGCGGCCCTCTTTACGTGATGTTTGCCCTCGCCATGGCCAATGGCAGCTCCTTCAAAGGGGCTGAATTTGCCATCGCCTTTGGCCTTGGCACGCTGCCTCTTCTCTGGCTGGCGCAGACGCAGCTTCATTGGTTAGGCGGACGCCTCCAGCCCGTCACTCTGCGCCGCGTCCAGCGCGGCCTCGCCCTCAGCGCCGCCCTCATCATGGCCTGGCGCCTCCGTGGCACTCTGGATTTCACCAGCGACGCCGTTCCAAGTTGCTGCCATGCGATGCTCTAG
- the vccB gene encoding Verru_Chthon cassette protein B — protein sequence MKPSLSYLRRQTSRCGFSLVEVVLATGIMALGVVTILGLLPHGLELSRKTANEQSETRIVDQIVGELQTINWANLEAGVQENRFFDDQGLELVEGQTGGADINSLLSYVVQVNLPPLDVRLPSNDTNANRQVNQNLRRVIVKIIAAPIANFNFDAPASGVPIKTVTQLVANTGLEL from the coding sequence ATGAAACCATCACTCTCGTATCTTCGTCGCCAGACCTCGCGTTGTGGCTTTTCCCTTGTGGAAGTCGTCCTTGCGACTGGCATTATGGCGCTCGGAGTCGTCACCATTCTCGGATTGCTGCCTCACGGGCTGGAATTATCTAGAAAAACAGCCAATGAGCAGTCTGAGACCCGCATTGTGGACCAGATCGTAGGGGAATTGCAGACCATCAATTGGGCAAACCTTGAAGCAGGCGTGCAGGAAAATCGTTTCTTCGACGATCAAGGCTTGGAACTGGTTGAAGGGCAGACCGGGGGGGCGGATATCAATTCCCTCCTCAGTTACGTTGTGCAGGTAAATCTGCCCCCGCTGGATGTGCGGCTCCCTAGCAACGATACCAACGCCAATCGGCAGGTTAATCAAAATTTAAGGAGAGTGATTGTTAAAATCATCGCTGCACCGATCGCCAACTTCAACTTCGACGCACCTGCATCAGGGGTGCCGATCAAGACAGTGACACAGCTAGTGGCCAATACAGGTCTGGAGCTTTGA
- the mfd gene encoding transcription-repair coupling factor, which produces MSDPVPVKKAARKAAPTKRKHSPPAAKRERVEMHGLVAAVLETEVFATKLKGLGGKKEIVLDHVTREARAFAVAVVMGHVAKAIPGRRLWVLCPDVKTQDALHAELMVWGCPALYFPRQSALDLEALQDPESLAERVSVLSRWREHAPDCPLALVVCAESLGETVPAAREIENQRRTLEVGAKLDVEAFLEELDGAGYERVPVVMERGQFARRGGIVDFFSWQAEEPLRLEFFDDELESIRAFDIHHQASIRRMERAGILLQISEAAADEGKVEDYLLPEDIVLMVGGDESRPCQVRIVEDAAPGEMVEDYGTAIHENPLGVFDASDFVLHEARRKQFQMQVKEWQGMGWRTVVFFHNEAEKERFAELSETLEMKPLESLLGLLYRGFTVPAAKLAVLTGAEIFGRHQHTRRVRGSKLDDPETLRKARDVLRELRDGDLVVHADHGVARYGGVSTRIAPGGRREEVLVLHYADEAKFFVPVAQAHMVTRYVGVGGKAPALSKLGGASWQKTRKSAEKSVEEFAAKMLTISAERQSVTGYAFSHDTKWQVEFENSFLYRETPDQLRCVEDIKADMESPKAMDRLLCADVGFGKTEVAIRAAFKAVMGGKQVAILVPTTVLARQHWVNIRERMSEFPVTVEMLCRLTPKKNEKKIIQGVREGNVDIVVGTHRVISKDVRFKDLGLVVIDEEQRFGVKHKERFKEMFRFVDVLTLSATPIPRTLYLALMGMRDMSTIETPPPNKQAVQTMICPYDERVIKQAVDMELDRGGQIFFLHNRVMTIEKVAQRIRELCPRAKVIIGHGQMDEELLEDVMHTFVDGRADVLVCTTIIESGVDIPNANTIIIDRADRFGLADLYQLRGRVGRGGQQAHAYLLLPRDAVTAGDARKRVNAIKQYAGLGSGFKIALRDLEIRGAGNLLGTEQSGHIAAVGFDMYCQMLKQAVNKMQGRRVARPIEVALRADFLVQTEALMVQAAAGATPAFLPSTFIEDTRMRITAYRQLGEVMTRKELDELESQWRDQFGDKLPHAVTNLLTCASIRLAAAHAGISDVEIKDRKLMLTRNGKLVMIEGRFPRLMEKAGHKQLAETLVMLRSL; this is translated from the coding sequence GTGTCTGATCCTGTCCCGGTGAAAAAGGCGGCGCGTAAAGCCGCCCCTACGAAACGCAAACACTCCCCTCCTGCTGCGAAGCGGGAGAGGGTGGAAATGCATGGCTTAGTGGCCGCAGTGCTGGAAACGGAGGTGTTTGCTACAAAGCTGAAGGGACTGGGTGGAAAAAAGGAGATCGTGCTGGACCATGTGACAAGAGAGGCCCGGGCCTTTGCTGTGGCAGTGGTGATGGGGCATGTCGCGAAGGCAATCCCGGGACGAAGGCTGTGGGTGCTGTGCCCGGATGTGAAGACACAGGATGCGCTGCACGCTGAGCTGATGGTATGGGGATGCCCTGCACTTTATTTTCCGAGGCAGAGCGCGCTGGATCTGGAGGCACTGCAAGACCCGGAAAGCCTAGCGGAGCGGGTGTCTGTGTTGAGCCGCTGGCGGGAGCATGCTCCAGACTGTCCGCTGGCGCTGGTGGTCTGTGCGGAGAGTCTGGGAGAGACCGTGCCGGCTGCGAGGGAGATCGAGAACCAGCGGCGGACGTTGGAGGTGGGTGCCAAGCTGGACGTGGAGGCTTTCCTGGAGGAACTAGACGGGGCGGGTTATGAAAGGGTGCCGGTGGTGATGGAGCGTGGCCAGTTTGCACGACGCGGGGGCATTGTGGACTTTTTTTCCTGGCAGGCTGAGGAGCCGTTGAGGCTGGAGTTTTTCGATGATGAGCTGGAGTCCATTCGGGCTTTTGACATTCATCATCAGGCGTCTATTCGGCGGATGGAGAGGGCAGGGATTCTCTTGCAGATCAGCGAGGCGGCGGCGGATGAGGGAAAGGTGGAGGACTATCTGCTGCCGGAGGATATAGTGCTGATGGTGGGCGGGGATGAATCGAGGCCGTGCCAGGTGCGGATCGTGGAAGATGCGGCACCTGGTGAAATGGTGGAGGACTATGGGACGGCGATTCATGAGAATCCGCTGGGGGTCTTTGATGCATCGGACTTTGTGCTGCATGAGGCGCGGCGGAAGCAGTTTCAAATGCAGGTGAAGGAGTGGCAGGGAATGGGGTGGCGGACGGTGGTTTTTTTCCACAATGAGGCAGAGAAAGAGCGTTTTGCGGAGCTGTCCGAAACACTGGAGATGAAGCCTCTGGAAAGTTTGTTAGGCCTGCTTTACCGGGGCTTCACAGTGCCTGCGGCAAAGCTGGCGGTACTAACCGGTGCGGAAATCTTTGGCCGACACCAGCACACGCGACGGGTTCGGGGGTCGAAGCTGGATGACCCGGAGACTTTGAGGAAGGCGCGGGATGTTTTGCGCGAACTGCGGGACGGGGATCTAGTGGTGCATGCGGACCATGGGGTGGCGCGGTATGGCGGGGTGAGCACACGCATTGCGCCTGGGGGGCGGCGTGAGGAGGTGCTGGTGCTGCACTATGCGGATGAGGCGAAGTTTTTTGTACCTGTGGCCCAGGCGCACATGGTGACGCGGTATGTAGGCGTAGGTGGGAAAGCCCCGGCCCTCAGCAAGCTGGGGGGCGCGTCATGGCAGAAGACACGGAAGAGCGCGGAGAAAAGTGTGGAGGAATTTGCCGCGAAGATGCTGACGATCAGTGCAGAAAGGCAGAGCGTGACGGGCTATGCCTTTTCCCACGATACGAAGTGGCAGGTGGAGTTTGAGAACTCGTTCCTTTATCGGGAAACACCGGACCAACTCCGCTGTGTGGAGGACATCAAGGCGGACATGGAATCGCCCAAGGCGATGGACCGACTACTGTGCGCGGATGTGGGTTTTGGCAAGACAGAAGTAGCGATCCGGGCGGCGTTCAAAGCAGTCATGGGCGGCAAGCAGGTGGCTATCCTGGTGCCAACGACCGTGCTGGCGAGGCAGCACTGGGTCAATATTCGCGAGCGCATGAGCGAGTTTCCCGTGACGGTGGAGATGCTGTGCCGACTGACGCCGAAAAAGAATGAGAAGAAGATCATCCAGGGGGTGCGGGAGGGGAATGTGGACATCGTGGTGGGGACGCACCGGGTGATCTCCAAGGATGTGCGATTCAAGGATTTGGGGCTGGTGGTGATCGACGAGGAGCAGCGTTTTGGGGTGAAACACAAGGAGCGGTTCAAGGAGATGTTCCGTTTTGTGGATGTGCTGACGCTGAGCGCGACGCCGATCCCGAGGACGCTGTACCTCGCGCTGATGGGCATGCGGGACATGAGCACCATTGAGACTCCGCCGCCTAACAAACAGGCTGTCCAGACGATGATCTGTCCATATGATGAGCGTGTCATCAAGCAGGCAGTGGACATGGAGCTGGACCGTGGCGGGCAGATTTTCTTTTTGCACAATCGAGTGATGACGATCGAAAAGGTGGCGCAGCGCATCCGCGAACTTTGTCCGAGGGCCAAGGTAATCATCGGCCACGGGCAGATGGATGAGGAACTGCTGGAGGATGTGATGCATACCTTTGTGGACGGTCGCGCAGATGTGCTGGTGTGCACGACGATCATTGAGAGCGGCGTGGACATCCCGAATGCGAACACGATCATCATTGACCGGGCGGACCGATTCGGCCTAGCGGACCTGTATCAGTTGCGCGGACGTGTAGGACGCGGTGGACAACAGGCGCATGCGTACCTGCTGCTGCCGCGCGATGCGGTGACGGCGGGAGATGCTCGCAAACGTGTGAACGCGATCAAGCAATACGCGGGCCTAGGCAGCGGGTTCAAGATTGCATTGAGGGATCTGGAGATTCGCGGTGCAGGTAACCTGCTGGGGACGGAGCAGAGCGGGCACATCGCAGCAGTGGGTTTTGACATGTACTGCCAGATGCTGAAGCAGGCAGTGAACAAGATGCAGGGTCGGCGTGTGGCGCGACCCATCGAGGTGGCGCTGCGGGCGGATTTCCTGGTTCAGACGGAGGCGCTGATGGTGCAAGCGGCTGCGGGAGCAACGCCGGCGTTTCTGCCTAGCACATTCATCGAGGACACGCGGATGCGCATCACGGCATACCGCCAGCTTGGGGAAGTGATGACGCGGAAGGAACTGGATGAGCTGGAAAGCCAGTGGCGCGACCAGTTCGGCGACAAGCTGCCCCATGCGGTGACCAATCTGCTGACATGCGCTTCCATCCGTCTGGCAGCGGCTCATGCGGGGATCAGCGATGTGGAGATTAAGGACCGCAAGCTGATGCTGACACGCAATGGCAAACTGGTGATGATCGAGGGTAGGTTCCCAAGGCTGATGGAGAAGGCGGGGCACAAGCAACTGGCGGAGACGCTGGTGATGCTGAGGAGTTTGTGA
- a CDS encoding DNA alkylation repair protein yields MTEEVPPAPALKDWFDAPRLRHIASEVTALQPAFDSKHFLKLALTDLDELSLMQRLRRTTESLHATLPSKYPAAVKILRALAPRINHSFVGLVLPDYVAQYGLQHFDLSLEALKYFTPFSSAEFAIRPFLRQDLPRTLAVMEAWSRDDNDHVRRLASEGCRPRLPWSFRLDALIADPTPVLPILQNLRADPSLYVRKSVANHLNDITKDHPAWVLDLLHTWPLGESPHTTWIARHALRTLIKKGDPRALAIIGASGKVEVKIHHFTVTPDNIQLGQKIRLTLQLQSIATVPQRLVVDYALHYVKKSGSTSAKVFKWKEFTLAPGETITLTREQTIKDFTTRLHHPGQHGVDILMNGELMANSGFHLSK; encoded by the coding sequence ATGACTGAAGAAGTACCTCCCGCCCCCGCCCTGAAAGACTGGTTCGATGCCCCCCGCCTCCGCCACATCGCCAGCGAGGTCACGGCCCTCCAGCCAGCATTCGACTCCAAACACTTCCTCAAGCTTGCCCTCACTGATCTCGACGAGCTCTCCCTCATGCAGCGCCTCCGCCGTACCACCGAGAGCCTTCACGCGACCCTTCCAAGCAAATACCCCGCCGCCGTCAAAATCCTCCGCGCCCTCGCCCCCCGCATCAACCACAGCTTCGTCGGTCTCGTCCTTCCCGATTACGTTGCTCAATACGGCCTCCAGCACTTCGATCTCTCCCTCGAGGCCCTCAAATATTTTACTCCCTTTAGCTCTGCCGAGTTCGCCATCCGTCCCTTCCTCCGTCAAGACCTCCCACGCACTCTCGCCGTCATGGAGGCTTGGTCCCGCGATGACAACGACCACGTCCGCCGCCTCGCCAGTGAGGGATGCCGCCCACGTCTCCCCTGGTCCTTCAGGCTCGATGCCCTCATCGCCGATCCCACCCCCGTCCTCCCCATCCTCCAAAACCTCCGCGCTGACCCTAGTCTTTACGTCCGAAAATCCGTCGCCAACCACCTCAACGACATCACCAAAGACCACCCCGCTTGGGTGCTCGATCTCCTCCACACCTGGCCCCTGGGTGAAAGCCCACACACCACCTGGATCGCCCGCCACGCCCTCCGCACTCTCATCAAAAAGGGAGATCCCAGGGCCCTCGCTATCATCGGAGCCAGCGGCAAGGTCGAAGTCAAAATCCACCACTTCACCGTCACGCCAGACAACATTCAGTTAGGCCAAAAAATCCGCCTCACCCTCCAGCTTCAGTCCATAGCCACCGTCCCCCAGCGCCTCGTCGTCGATTACGCACTTCACTACGTTAAAAAAAGTGGCAGCACCTCCGCCAAAGTCTTCAAATGGAAAGAGTTCACCCTCGCCCCCGGTGAAACCATCACCCTCACCCGTGAGCAAACCATCAAAGACTTCACTACCCGCCTCCACCACCCCGGTCAACACGGTGTGGACATCCTCATGAACGGAGAGCTGATGGCCAATAGCGGCTTCCACCTCTCCAAGTAA